One region of Daphnia pulicaria isolate SC F1-1A chromosome 7, SC_F0-13Bv2, whole genome shotgun sequence genomic DNA includes:
- the LOC124350766 gene encoding glutathione S-transferase Mu 6-like, giving the protein MAVKTGYWNIRGYMQPIRLLLAHAGVEYEDKRYNVGPAPDYDRSEWFNDKFNLGLDFPNCPYYIDEDVKLSQTFAILKYLGRKHNMAAKNEEEQIRMDLIEAEAIDMRTKWSTLCYIADFEKMKPEYLKNAPVKLKEVSTFLGSHPYFAGQNITYIDFVIYELLDQNSQLIPGLLDEFPNLKEFQARIAGLEKVAAYLSSDKCIKYPLNGPTAHWGGN; this is encoded by the exons ATGGCTGTCAAAACTGGTTATTGGAATATTCGTGGG TACATGCAACCCATTCGACTTCTTTTGGCCCATGCCGGGGTTGAGTATGAGGACAAGCGATATAATGTTGGACCGGCTCCCGATTACGACAGGAGTGAGTggtttaacgacaaatttaacCTTGGTCTGGATTTCCCGAAT TGTCCTTATTACATTGATGAAGATGTCAAGCTTTCACAAACTTTTGCCATTCTGAAGTATTTGGGGCGCAAACATAACATGGCAGccaagaatgaggaggagcaAATAAGAATGGACTTGATAGAGGCAGAAGCCATTGACATGCGTACAAAGTGGTCAACACTATGCTACATTGCTGATTTT gaaaaaatgaaaccaGAATACTTGAAAAATGCCCCAGTGAAGTTAAAAGAAGTTTCCACCTTTCTGGGGAGTCATCCGTATTTTGCAGGACAGAAT ATTACCTACATTGACTTTGTAATCTATGAGTTGTTGGACCAGAACTCTCAATTGATTCCTGGGTTACTTGATGAATTCCCTAATCTGAAAGAATTTCAAGCCAGAATCGCAGGGCTAGAGAAAGTCGCGGCCTACCTTAGTTCGGATAAATGCATCAAGTATCCATTAAATGGACCTACGGCCCACTGGGGTGGAAACTAa